One region of bacterium genomic DNA includes:
- the gmk gene encoding guanylate kinase, which yields MSSKPGRIFVVSAPSGAGKTTLLNRLLADFPDIARSVSCTTRPPRSGERDGVDYVFLDDETFREMVQKDLFFEWEEVHSSFYGTPKGPLVERRALGLDTVLDIDIRGAMSLRRAYPDACLIFLLPPSLEALEDRLKARRTEAPEALKRRLDNAKREMAERDKFDYVIINDNVDRAYQELRAIVDKVRRHP from the coding sequence ATGTCGAGTAAGCCGGGCCGCATTTTTGTCGTCTCCGCTCCCTCGGGGGCGGGCAAAACGACCTTGCTCAACCGGCTCCTGGCGGATTTTCCCGACATCGCCCGCTCCGTCTCCTGCACCACGCGCCCCCCGCGGTCCGGCGAACGTGACGGGGTCGATTACGTCTTCCTCGACGACGAGACCTTCCGGGAAATGGTTCAAAAGGATCTCTTCTTTGAATGGGAGGAAGTCCATTCGTCGTTCTACGGGACGCCCAAGGGCCCGTTGGTCGAGCGCCGCGCCCTGGGTCTGGACACGGTTCTGGACATCGACATCCGCGGCGCCATGAGTCTCCGCAGGGCGTATCCCGACGCCTGCCTCATCTTCCTCCTGCCCCCCTCGCTGGAGGCGTTGGAGGACCGTCTCAAGGCCCGTCGGACCGAGGCCCCCGAGGCCCTGAAGCGCCGACTGGACAACGCAAAACGCGAGATGGCCGAGCGGGACAAGTTCGATTATGTTATTATCAACGATAACGTCGATCGTGCTTACCAGGAATTGAGGGCCATCGTTGATAAGGTTAGAAGACATCCTTGA
- a CDS encoding YicC/YloC family endoribonuclease: MYSMTGFGVAQGKVGRFRLVVEARSVNHRFCEVSFRSPGRFAIFDPEVARRVRERFARGKFELFLREESVDREQAEIELAKRSYRVLKRLQKEVGISGPVSISDILTCRGILFAHAGSEDIEALRKPLMALVDRALDSLRTMRSREGLRLRKWFEGRARHLFKLLQVIEKEALKRGDSYRRKLEERYKGPGTMEEGRVLQETAIMAERADVTEEIVRLRSHLHEFERFTRLSEPIGRKFDFLAQEMGREINTIGSKSQGVKLAHQVIEFKSELERIREQIQNVE; the protein is encoded by the coding sequence ATGTATTCAATGACCGGGTTCGGCGTCGCTCAAGGGAAAGTCGGGCGCTTTCGCCTCGTGGTCGAGGCGCGTTCCGTCAACCACCGTTTCTGCGAGGTCAGCTTCCGTTCGCCGGGCCGTTTCGCCATCTTCGACCCCGAGGTGGCCCGGCGCGTGCGCGAGCGTTTTGCCCGCGGCAAGTTTGAGCTCTTCCTCCGGGAGGAGAGCGTCGACCGGGAGCAGGCCGAGATCGAACTGGCCAAGCGCTCCTACCGCGTCTTGAAGCGCCTCCAAAAGGAGGTGGGGATCTCGGGTCCCGTTTCGATCTCGGACATCCTCACCTGCCGCGGGATCCTGTTCGCCCACGCCGGCTCGGAGGACATCGAGGCCCTCCGTAAGCCCCTGATGGCTCTTGTGGACCGGGCCTTGGACAGTCTCCGGACGATGAGGTCCCGCGAGGGCTTGCGTCTGCGGAAATGGTTCGAGGGCCGGGCCAGGCACTTGTTCAAGCTCCTCCAGGTCATCGAAAAGGAGGCCCTCAAGCGCGGCGACAGCTACCGCAGGAAACTCGAAGAGCGATACAAGGGGCCGGGGACCATGGAGGAGGGTCGCGTGTTGCAGGAGACGGCGATCATGGCGGAACGCGCGGACGTGACCGAGGAAATTGTTCGTCTTCGGAGCCATCTTCATGAGTTCGAACGGTTTACGCGCTTAAGCGAGCCCATCGGGCGGAAGTTCGACTTCCTCGCCCAGGAGATGGGCCGGGAGATCAACACGATCGGCTCCAAGTCGCAGGGCGTGAAACTGGCCCACCAGGTGATCGAGTTTAAGAGCGAGCTGGAACGCATCCGAGAGCAAATCCAAAATGTCGAGTAA
- a CDS encoding FHA domain-containing protein, protein MSILACPKCKADLTLAGDEKGLICESCRIVYPIRDGIPVMLIEEAFPMRSEKGGEAPVRVPSGEKAVFLIVEGKNKGDRIDLEKGTCRALGRSLDDAERTKIFAVDAAVSLDDASKKVVMQYLSKQFHKSDGAKSGPRPKAAGTESLGGFVRENDVQLKDTAISRLHAMLFYDESGLVGILDLVSKNGTFVNGAEVESKILKKGDLITVGGTKIRFEA, encoded by the coding sequence TTGTCGATACTCGCTTGCCCCAAGTGCAAGGCGGATCTGACGCTCGCCGGCGATGAAAAGGGCCTGATCTGCGAATCCTGCCGCATCGTCTATCCCATCCGGGACGGCATTCCCGTGATGCTCATCGAGGAGGCGTTTCCTATGAGATCTGAAAAAGGTGGCGAAGCCCCCGTCAGGGTCCCATCGGGCGAAAAGGCCGTGTTCCTGATCGTCGAGGGCAAGAACAAGGGCGACCGGATCGACCTGGAGAAGGGCACCTGCCGGGCCTTGGGGCGATCCTTGGACGACGCCGAGCGGACCAAGATCTTCGCCGTGGACGCCGCGGTGAGCCTGGACGACGCCTCGAAGAAGGTCGTCATGCAGTACCTGAGCAAGCAGTTCCACAAGAGCGACGGCGCCAAGTCCGGTCCCCGGCCCAAGGCGGCGGGGACGGAGAGCCTGGGCGGTTTCGTCCGGGAGAACGACGTCCAACTCAAGGACACGGCCATTTCCCGGCTCCATGCCATGCTCTTCTACGACGAATCGGGGTTGGTCGGCATCCTGGACCTCGTGAGCAAGAACGGCACGTTCGTCAACGGCGCCGAGGTGGAATCGAAGATCCTCAAGAAGGGCGATCTGATCACCGTCGGTGGTACCAAGATCCGATTCGAGGCTTAA
- a CDS encoding OmpH family outer membrane protein → MKKIFAMVTVFSLVLGAASAVQAQEVKIGGVNFQQALNEVEQGKRAKASLKAEFDAKQKKLALQQDALKKLQEEAQKQGSVLSKDAMAAKQKEFYDKLTELQKNMETYRGELVSKEAKMTNQILQNLKTITAEVGQKEGYTMIVETSQDAVLYAKTKDDLTSRLIGMYNQRFTGPIKME, encoded by the coding sequence ATGAAGAAAATTTTCGCGATGGTGACCGTGTTCTCCCTCGTACTGGGCGCAGCGTCCGCGGTTCAAGCGCAGGAAGTCAAGATCGGCGGCGTGAACTTCCAGCAGGCCTTGAACGAGGTCGAGCAGGGCAAGCGCGCCAAGGCGTCCCTCAAGGCCGAGTTCGACGCCAAGCAGAAGAAATTGGCCCTCCAGCAGGATGCGTTAAAGAAGCTGCAGGAAGAGGCCCAGAAGCAGGGCTCGGTCCTTTCCAAGGACGCGATGGCCGCCAAGCAAAAGGAATTCTACGATAAGCTCACGGAGCTTCAGAAAAACATGGAGACCTATCGCGGCGAACTCGTCTCGAAGGAAGCCAAGATGACGAACCAGATCCTGCAGAACCTGAAGACGATCACAGCGGAGGTCGGACAGAAGGAAGGCTACACGATGATCGTCGAAACCTCCCAGGACGCCGTCCTCTATGCCAAGACCAAGGACGATCTGACGTCGCGCCTGATCGGCATGTACAATCAGCGCTTTACCGGTCCCATCAAGATGGAGTAA